The window GCATGCCCGGAATCCGGAGCTTGAAGCATGAGGCTTGAAGCTTGATGCCTCCTCCAGCCGAGCTCCGGCAGCAGATACTGGCGCTGGTTCGTGAATACTATCAGGCGCAGTTCGCTGGCCGCCGGTTCGACCCGGCCAGGGACCTGGTCCACTATGCCGGTCGGGTCTTTGACGACGAGGAACTGCGCAACCTTGTCGATGCCAGCCTCGACTTCTACCTGACTGCCAACCGCTACGCGGAACGGTTTGAGGCGGAGTTCGCCGCGTACCTCGGTCTGTCCGAGGCGCTGCTGGTCAACTCCGGTTCCTCTGCCAACCTTGTGGCGCTGACCGCGCTCACATCGCCGAAACTCGGCGAGCGCCGGCTCAAGGCCGGGGATGAGGTCATCACGGTAGCGGCCGGGTTTCCGACCACCGTCGCCCCAATTGTCCAGAATCGGCTGGTCCCGGTCTTTGTCGACGTCAACCTCGGTGACTACACGGCGAAGCCGCAGGCCCTACGCGAGGCGGTCGGACCCCGGACGCGCGCGATAGTGATGGCTCACACCCTCGGCGTGCCGTTCGACCTCGATACGGTGATGAGTATCGTGAAAGAACACGACCTCTGGCTGGTGGAGGACAACTGCGATGCCCTCGGTTCGAAGTACCGAGGGAAGCTGACCGGTACGTTCGGCCAGGTCGCGAGCTTCTCCTTCTACCCAGCCCATCACATTACGATGGGCGAGGGCGGATGCGTGACGACCGACAGCGAGGACCTGGCCCGGATTGCCCGCTCGGTTCGCGACTGGGGCCGTGACTGCTACTGTGCCGGCGGCGAAAACAACACCTGCGGCAAACGGTTCAGCCAGCAATGGGCCGCGGCGACGCCTGTCGGACAGTACGGCGCCCTGCCTGCCGGCTACGACCATAAGTACGTGTACAGCCACGTCGGCTACAACCTCAAACTAACCGATATGCAGGCGGCAATCGGCTGTGCCCAGCTGGGTAAGCTCGACCATTTCATCTCCCGGCGCAAAGAGAACTTCAACCACCTGACCCGGATGCTCGCGCCATACGAGGACCGGTTGCTGCTGCCGAAGGCGACGCCCAATTCCGACCCATCCTGGTTCTGCTACGTCCTCAGTGTGCGCGAGAACGCGGGCTTCACCCGCAACGACCTGACTCGCTACCTCGAAGCCAACCGCATCGAGACCCGCAATCTCTTCAGCGGCAACCTGCTTCGCCACCCGGCATTTGCCGGCATCGAGCATCGGGTGGTCGGCGACCTCACGAACACCGACATCATCACCAACAACACTTTCTTCATCGGCCTCTACCCCGGTATCGGCGAAACCGAGCTGCAAATGATCGCCGAGGCATTCCAGCGTTTCATGGCCGGGGAGCGCGCCTGATATGTCGGTCCCGCGGAAGCTCCGCTGCCGAGTCGACCACATCACGGACCATGGCGATA of the candidate division WOR-3 bacterium genome contains:
- the rfbH gene encoding lipopolysaccharide biosynthesis protein RfbH, producing the protein MPPPAELRQQILALVREYYQAQFAGRRFDPARDLVHYAGRVFDDEELRNLVDASLDFYLTANRYAERFEAEFAAYLGLSEALLVNSGSSANLVALTALTSPKLGERRLKAGDEVITVAAGFPTTVAPIVQNRLVPVFVDVNLGDYTAKPQALREAVGPRTRAIVMAHTLGVPFDLDTVMSIVKEHDLWLVEDNCDALGSKYRGKLTGTFGQVASFSFYPAHHITMGEGGCVTTDSEDLARIARSVRDWGRDCYCAGGENNTCGKRFSQQWAAATPVGQYGALPAGYDHKYVYSHVGYNLKLTDMQAAIGCAQLGKLDHFISRRKENFNHLTRMLAPYEDRLLLPKATPNSDPSWFCYVLSVRENAGFTRNDLTRYLEANRIETRNLFSGNLLRHPAFAGIEHRVVGDLTNTDIITNNTFFIGLYPGIGETELQMIAEAFQRFMAGERA